The following coding sequences are from one Streptomyces venezuelae window:
- a CDS encoding lyase family protein — MSADPSPVPSSPSATDAAGPGPVGPEAGLLAPVWAGVAVAEAVGDRAWLQAMLDAEAGLSRAQARLGTVPEDAARTITRTAAAQHLDVVALAVRARQSANPVVALVREFTALVAAQDPAAAAYVHRGSTSQDIFDTAAMLVARRALALIRADLARTEQALAALARTHRDTVMAGRTLALHAVPTTFGCKAAGWRHLVLDAADRLAALEAAAPVQLGGAAGTLAGYLAHAPGADPAAYAHDLTQAFAAEVGLAAPLLPWHVLRTPVADLAQGAAFTCAALGKIAVDVLSLTRTEVGEVHEPAPAGRGASSAMPHKQNPVLATAVRSAALQAPPLAAGVLGCMLSEDERSAGAWHAEWEPLRALLRLAGGAAHQAAELVAHLRVDAARMAANTALTGGRIVSERIAAVLAPHLGRVAARDLLDAASARAAAEDRPLAEVLGQDPRAAAALREAGHGGDLFAPQAYTGAAAALTERALTRTPPSSPSAPSGAGGAG; from the coding sequence ATGAGCGCTGACCCTTCGCCCGTGCCGTCGTCCCCGTCCGCGACGGACGCGGCGGGCCCGGGCCCGGTGGGGCCGGAGGCGGGGCTGCTTGCGCCCGTGTGGGCCGGGGTGGCGGTGGCGGAGGCGGTGGGGGACCGGGCGTGGCTGCAGGCCATGCTCGATGCCGAGGCGGGGCTGAGCCGGGCACAGGCCCGCCTGGGCACCGTGCCCGAGGACGCCGCCCGAACGATCACCCGCACGGCGGCCGCGCAGCACCTGGACGTGGTGGCGCTGGCGGTGCGGGCCCGCCAGTCCGCCAACCCGGTGGTGGCCCTGGTACGGGAGTTCACCGCGCTGGTGGCCGCCCAGGACCCGGCCGCGGCCGCCTACGTGCACCGCGGCTCCACCAGCCAGGACATCTTCGACACCGCCGCCATGCTCGTCGCCCGGCGGGCCCTGGCCCTCATCCGCGCCGACCTGGCCCGCACCGAGCAGGCGCTGGCCGCGCTGGCCCGTACCCACCGCGACACCGTGATGGCCGGCCGCACCCTGGCCCTGCACGCGGTGCCCACCACCTTCGGCTGCAAGGCGGCCGGCTGGCGCCACCTGGTGCTGGACGCCGCCGACCGGCTCGCCGCCCTGGAGGCGGCCGCGCCCGTCCAGCTCGGCGGGGCCGCCGGCACGCTGGCCGGCTACCTCGCCCACGCCCCGGGCGCCGACCCCGCCGCCTACGCCCACGACCTGACCCAGGCGTTCGCCGCCGAAGTGGGCCTGGCTGCCCCGCTGCTGCCCTGGCACGTGCTGCGCACGCCGGTGGCCGACCTGGCCCAGGGCGCCGCGTTCACCTGCGCCGCGCTGGGCAAGATCGCCGTGGACGTGCTGTCGCTGACCCGTACCGAGGTCGGCGAGGTGCACGAGCCGGCGCCCGCCGGGCGCGGCGCGTCCTCGGCGATGCCGCACAAACAGAACCCCGTCCTGGCCACCGCCGTTCGCTCCGCCGCCCTGCAGGCCCCGCCGCTGGCCGCGGGCGTGCTGGGCTGCATGCTGAGCGAGGACGAGCGCTCCGCCGGCGCCTGGCACGCCGAGTGGGAGCCGCTGCGCGCCCTGCTGCGGCTGGCCGGCGGCGCGGCCCACCAGGCCGCGGAGCTCGTGGCGCACCTGCGCGTCGATGCCGCCCGGATGGCCGCCAACACCGCCCTGACCGGCGGCCGCATCGTCTCCGAGCGGATCGCCGCCGTCCTGGCGCCGCACCTGGGCCGGGTCGCCGCCCGCGACCTGCTGGACGCCGCCTCGGCCCGGGCGGCCGCCGAGGACCGGCCGCTGGCCGAGGTGCTGGGCCAGGACCCCCGCGCGGCCGCCGCCCTGCGCGAGGCAGGGCACGGCGGCGACCTGTTCGCCCCCCAGGCCTACACCGGGGCGGCCGCCGCACTGACCGAGCGCGCCCTGACCCGCACCCCACCCTCCTCGCCGTCTGCACCGTCCGGGGCGGGCGGGGCGGGCTGA